The proteins below are encoded in one region of Marinobacter sp. F4206:
- the cls gene encoding cardiolipin synthase, whose product MESVSLVAVAVGLLYLAALTCIYRILLTYRTAQGAIAWIIGLLGLPYVAVPMFLLFGRYRFGGYVKARRMGDEALTSLLNRFEQQTTSIPAPADEYFTDELQVLCKLGRQPFTEGNRCTLLRDGEATFEALFEAMENATRYILLEFYIVRSDRVGQRIKSILERKLAQGVEVWFLYDNIGSVWLPRTYLKQLEAAGARVASFGDGNIRRRRFQINFRNHRKLLVCDGTTGFVGGINLGDEYLGMAMDQEPWRDTHCRIEGPAVTGLQLSWLEDWNWASDEFPELDWAPQSDTTGDDQVLMLPTGPADDWETCALFFLNCINNARNRLWISSPYFVPDFQVMNALQLAALRGVDVRILIPEKSDSRLIGLAAYSYLVQACQTGIQIYRYQPGFMHQKVILVDDRYAAVGTANLDNRSMRLNFEITAVTTARHFINSVESMLEEDLGSCRLMTESDYRDRSIPFRLTCRAIRLLAPLL is encoded by the coding sequence ATGGAGAGCGTGTCACTGGTGGCCGTGGCGGTAGGCCTGCTTTACCTTGCGGCGCTGACGTGCATCTATCGGATTCTGCTGACCTACCGTACCGCCCAGGGCGCCATTGCCTGGATCATTGGCCTGCTCGGCCTGCCCTACGTTGCCGTCCCCATGTTTCTCCTGTTCGGGCGCTATCGGTTCGGCGGTTACGTCAAGGCCCGGCGAATGGGTGACGAGGCACTGACCAGTCTACTGAATCGTTTTGAGCAGCAAACCACCTCGATTCCGGCGCCGGCCGACGAATACTTTACCGACGAGCTGCAGGTTCTGTGCAAGCTCGGGCGCCAACCCTTTACCGAGGGCAATCGCTGTACCCTGTTGCGGGACGGCGAGGCCACCTTCGAAGCCCTGTTCGAGGCGATGGAAAACGCCACCCGCTATATTCTCCTGGAGTTTTACATTGTTCGCTCGGACCGGGTGGGGCAGCGCATCAAATCCATTCTGGAACGGAAACTCGCCCAGGGAGTGGAGGTCTGGTTCCTGTATGACAACATCGGCAGCGTGTGGCTGCCGCGAACCTATCTGAAGCAACTCGAAGCCGCAGGGGCCAGGGTCGCGTCATTTGGTGACGGCAACATTCGCCGACGGCGGTTCCAGATCAACTTTCGCAATCACCGCAAGCTTCTGGTCTGCGATGGAACCACTGGGTTTGTCGGCGGTATCAATCTCGGGGACGAATATCTGGGTATGGCCATGGATCAGGAACCCTGGCGCGATACCCACTGCCGTATCGAAGGGCCCGCCGTCACCGGTCTCCAGCTCAGCTGGCTGGAAGACTGGAACTGGGCCAGTGATGAGTTCCCGGAACTGGACTGGGCGCCGCAGTCCGACACCACCGGCGATGATCAGGTGCTGATGCTGCCAACCGGGCCCGCCGACGACTGGGAAACCTGCGCCCTGTTCTTCCTGAACTGCATCAACAACGCCCGCAACCGCCTGTGGATTTCCTCGCCCTATTTCGTGCCCGATTTCCAGGTCATGAATGCGCTGCAACTGGCAGCCCTCAGGGGGGTGGATGTGCGGATTCTCATTCCGGAGAAATCCGATAGCCGCCTGATCGGCCTCGCGGCCTACTCTTACCTTGTCCAGGCCTGCCAAACGGGCATTCAGATTTACCGGTACCAGCCCGGCTTCATGCACCAGAAGGTCATACTGGTGGACGACCGCTACGCCGCGGTGGGCACCGCCAACCTGGACAATCGCTCCATGCGCCTGAACTTCGAGATTACCGCCGTCACCACTGCCCGACATTTCATCAACAGCGTGGAATCCATGCTTGAGGAAGACCTGGGCAGCTGCCGACTGATGACTGAAAGCGACTACAGGGACCGTTCCATCCCCTTCCGGTTAACCTGCCGGGCCATTCGCCTGCTGGCGCCCCTGCTCTGA
- a CDS encoding SMP-30/gluconolactonase/LRE family protein, protein MKWLMVGVLILFVLLGSFLLTPSPIDSKAWQPPSPPPLTGPLAPNERLRLADLLARGQVYGPEDTTVSKDGVVYSGTQDGRVIRLFPDGRVETWLRTGGRPLGMVFDRDGDLIVADAWKGLLSIAPDKTVTLLAREAEGTPFRFTDDVDIAPDGRIYFTDASSRFQQPEYRLDLLEMRPHGRLLRYSPRIGKAEVLLGNLHFANGVAVSPDGAFVLVNETWKYRILRYWITGPKAGQAEVFADNLPGFPDNLAVDEEGRYWVAFPTLRNAQVDALHRTPWLKDLVAKLPDSLKPTPQEYGLVVAFNRDGEVITSLHDTKGTHLQEITSVNPHDGYLYFGSLHNDRIGRIPLRAIPGLGDDEA, encoded by the coding sequence ATGAAATGGTTGATGGTGGGAGTGCTGATCCTGTTTGTACTGCTGGGAAGCTTTCTCCTGACGCCATCACCCATCGACAGCAAGGCCTGGCAGCCGCCATCGCCACCCCCCTTGACCGGTCCGCTGGCACCCAATGAGCGACTTCGTCTGGCGGATCTGCTGGCCCGAGGCCAGGTCTATGGCCCCGAAGATACGACGGTGAGCAAAGACGGCGTCGTCTATTCCGGAACCCAGGATGGTCGGGTTATCCGCCTGTTCCCCGATGGCCGGGTGGAAACCTGGCTCAGGACCGGCGGGCGCCCACTGGGCATGGTGTTTGACCGGGACGGCGATCTGATCGTGGCCGATGCCTGGAAAGGCCTGCTGTCCATTGCCCCGGACAAGACCGTTACCTTGCTGGCCAGGGAAGCGGAGGGCACCCCGTTCCGATTCACCGACGACGTCGACATAGCCCCGGATGGCAGGATCTACTTTACCGACGCCAGCTCCCGGTTCCAGCAGCCAGAATACCGTCTGGATCTTCTGGAGATGCGCCCCCATGGCCGGCTGCTGAGATACTCGCCCCGTATCGGCAAGGCCGAAGTCCTGCTGGGTAACCTGCACTTCGCCAATGGCGTAGCGGTCTCGCCCGACGGCGCGTTCGTGCTGGTGAACGAGACCTGGAAATACCGCATCCTGCGTTACTGGATCACCGGGCCCAAGGCCGGGCAGGCCGAGGTGTTTGCGGACAACCTCCCGGGCTTTCCGGACAACCTGGCGGTGGATGAGGAAGGTCGTTACTGGGTAGCGTTCCCGACCCTCCGAAATGCCCAGGTGGACGCCCTGCATCGGACACCCTGGCTCAAGGATCTGGTGGCCAAGTTGCCCGACAGCCTGAAACCAACCCCCCAGGAATATGGCCTGGTGGTGGCGTTCAACCGGGACGGCGAGGTGATTACCAGCCTTCATGACACCAAGGGTACCCACCTGCAGGAGATCACTTCGGTCAATCCTCACGATGGCTACCTATACTTTGGTTCACTTCACAACGATCGCATCGGGCGGATACCGTTACGGGCCATTCCCGGCCTCGGAGACGACGAAGCATGA
- a CDS encoding alpha/beta fold hydrolase — translation MTVELNHRITGEGPPLILLHGLFGSLENLGGIARRLQGEWQIHALDQRNHGSSPHTDTMDYPAMAADVIAYMDRQGIGRASILGHSMGGKVAMQVALQAPERVEKLLVADIAPVSYKPRHDAVLDGLKSIDLTGVRSRQEADTLLADFVEMASTRQFLLKNLERVPKEEQTEGGPVFRWRLNVPVIDACYDNLARAPEGTRPFEGPVLFIKGEESAYIQEKHRDEIQRLFPAAELRIIKGTGHWLHAEKADSFAALCRRFLEGDS, via the coding sequence ATGACTGTAGAGCTGAACCACCGCATTACCGGCGAAGGTCCGCCGCTGATTCTGTTGCACGGCCTGTTCGGATCCCTGGAAAACCTGGGCGGGATTGCCCGCCGGTTGCAGGGTGAGTGGCAGATACATGCCCTGGACCAGCGCAATCACGGCAGTTCGCCTCATACCGACACCATGGACTACCCGGCCATGGCCGCCGATGTGATTGCGTACATGGATCGTCAGGGCATCGGCAGGGCCAGTATCCTCGGCCATTCCATGGGCGGCAAGGTGGCTATGCAGGTGGCTCTGCAGGCGCCGGAGCGGGTGGAAAAGCTCCTCGTGGCCGATATCGCTCCGGTGAGTTACAAACCCCGGCACGATGCGGTTCTGGATGGTCTGAAAAGCATCGACCTGACCGGGGTGCGTTCGCGTCAGGAGGCCGACACGCTACTCGCCGACTTTGTGGAGATGGCCTCCACCCGTCAGTTCCTGCTGAAGAACCTTGAGCGGGTGCCCAAGGAGGAGCAGACCGAGGGCGGTCCGGTGTTTCGCTGGCGCCTGAATGTACCGGTCATCGATGCCTGTTACGACAATCTTGCCCGCGCCCCGGAAGGCACCAGACCCTTTGAGGGGCCGGTGCTGTTCATCAAAGGCGAGGAATCCGCGTACATCCAGGAAAAACATCGGGATGAGATCCAGCGCCTGTTTCCTGCGGCCGAGCTCCGTATCATCAAGGGCACGGGGCACTGGCTACATGCCGAAAAGGCCGATTCGTTTGCGGCCCTGTGCCGGCGTTTCCTGGAAGGTGACAGCTAG
- a CDS encoding AraC family transcriptional regulator translates to MIPAQPDNTSTPLVAASSTLALVHYLERQGVLDPNRVARIVGLDLEALSDPDLRVPAVAHYQLWDYAEQVTGDPGVGLHAGQVVDPERMGLVGHVFFNCDTLGEAVTQYVRLHRLINESVILSFEQTGEQAILSWQPDVPDHYCRQDMDRTLAAALSRTRHFIHPQITAEWAEIAHPRPVYATEYEKILGGPVQFDCATTRLAFNSRHLSHPIPRRNPYVYSAVLKQVNAVLARLQPRRSFGRKIRRLISKQMATDRIDADSLARQCHMSRQTLYRKLKREGLGFHELVEQVRKDKALRYVATDHYALGEIAFLLGFSELSAFSRAFKRWTGTAPAQYRASHLARAADEPEPNANTDTKE, encoded by the coding sequence GTGATTCCTGCTCAGCCCGACAACACCAGCACACCGTTGGTTGCCGCCTCCAGCACCCTTGCCCTGGTTCACTATCTCGAACGTCAGGGGGTGCTGGATCCGAATCGGGTGGCACGGATTGTCGGCCTGGACCTTGAGGCCCTGTCGGATCCGGACTTGCGGGTGCCGGCAGTCGCACACTATCAACTGTGGGACTACGCCGAACAGGTGACCGGTGATCCCGGCGTGGGGCTGCATGCGGGCCAGGTGGTTGACCCCGAGCGCATGGGACTGGTCGGCCATGTGTTCTTCAACTGTGACACCCTGGGCGAAGCCGTTACCCAGTATGTACGCCTGCACCGGCTGATCAACGAATCGGTCATCCTGAGCTTCGAGCAGACGGGCGAACAGGCCATCCTGAGCTGGCAACCGGATGTGCCCGATCATTACTGCCGGCAGGACATGGACCGGACACTGGCAGCGGCACTGAGCCGGACCCGGCATTTCATCCATCCGCAGATCACAGCCGAATGGGCGGAAATCGCCCACCCCCGGCCTGTCTATGCGACGGAATACGAGAAAATTCTCGGCGGACCGGTTCAATTTGACTGCGCCACCACGCGGCTTGCCTTCAACAGCCGCCACCTTAGCCACCCGATTCCCCGGCGCAACCCTTACGTCTACTCGGCCGTCCTGAAACAGGTGAACGCGGTGCTCGCACGCCTGCAACCCAGACGCTCCTTCGGTCGCAAGATCCGACGCCTGATCTCGAAACAGATGGCCACGGACAGGATCGATGCCGACAGCCTGGCCCGACAGTGCCACATGAGTCGCCAGACCCTGTACCGGAAGCTGAAACGGGAAGGCCTTGGCTTCCACGAACTGGTTGAGCAGGTGCGCAAGGACAAGGCCCTGCGCTACGTCGCCACGGACCACTATGCCCTGGGCGAAATTGCCTTCCTGTTGGGGTTCTCCGAGCTCAGCGCCTTCAGCCGGGCCTTCAAACGGTGGACCGGCACAGCACCGGCCCAATACCGGGCCAGCCACCTGGCACGCGCCGCGGATGAGCCGGAACCGAACGCCAACACGGATACCAAAGAGTGA
- a CDS encoding sodium:proton antiporter, protein MPVSTVMLLASIGVLSLFCQWLAWRVRMPAILFLLAGGIAAGPLLGFLAPEAVFGELLFPVISLAVAIILFEGSLTLRYAEIRGHGKMVRNLIPVGSIVTCVIGTLSVRWLLDVSWPVALLFGAISIVTGPTVIAPLLRSVRPDAKLANILRWEGIIIDPVGALLAVLVFEGIVSWGQGNVFGHSLFIFGKTLAVGFLIGALAGYLNGLVLRKHWIPQYLHNAGTLTFMLGVYALSNEMAHESGLLTVTIMGIWMANMKQVPIESILEFKESLSVLLISALFIILAARVEFSAIADLGWGLALVLAILMLVARPLSIFLSAIGTNLNWREKVFLSWIAPRGIVAAAVSALFAFQLQKLGYESAGTLVPLVFMLIIATVTLQSLTARPVARMLKVAEPAEFGFLILGANPVARMIGLALKKHEVPVTLADTNWENVRQARMENLQTYFGNPVSEHASTHLDLTGIGNLLVISPYKHMNSLATYHFLDWFGNNSVFTLAEGDQDQKARHQTAEKIQMTRGLFDGVSYAKLASLASQGYTIKTTQLSDEFSYEDFLEKYQRQALVLFVFDGKGHVSPVLDMEQLKPEKDWTLVSLVPQQARKERKEKDGQDSGGDANAEGNADRSKSPLPEPGKD, encoded by the coding sequence ATGCCTGTCAGCACTGTCATGCTTCTTGCCAGCATTGGCGTTCTCTCCCTCTTCTGCCAGTGGCTGGCCTGGCGGGTAAGGATGCCGGCGATCCTGTTCCTGCTCGCGGGGGGGATTGCCGCCGGGCCCTTGCTGGGCTTTCTGGCCCCGGAAGCGGTATTCGGCGAACTGCTGTTCCCGGTCATTTCTCTGGCCGTCGCCATCATCCTCTTCGAAGGCAGCCTGACCCTGCGCTACGCGGAAATCCGCGGCCACGGCAAGATGGTGCGCAATCTGATCCCTGTGGGCTCCATCGTCACCTGCGTCATCGGTACCCTGTCGGTGCGCTGGCTGCTGGACGTATCCTGGCCGGTTGCCCTGCTGTTCGGCGCGATTTCCATTGTCACCGGCCCGACGGTCATCGCACCGCTGCTGCGCTCGGTCCGGCCCGACGCCAAGCTCGCCAACATCCTGCGCTGGGAAGGCATCATCATTGATCCGGTGGGCGCCCTGCTGGCCGTACTGGTGTTCGAGGGCATCGTCTCCTGGGGCCAGGGCAACGTCTTCGGCCATTCCCTCTTCATCTTCGGCAAGACGCTGGCGGTGGGTTTTCTGATTGGCGCCCTGGCCGGCTACCTGAATGGTCTGGTGCTGCGCAAGCACTGGATCCCGCAATACCTGCACAATGCCGGCACGCTTACCTTCATGCTGGGGGTCTACGCCCTCTCCAATGAAATGGCGCACGAATCCGGGCTGCTGACGGTCACCATCATGGGGATCTGGATGGCTAATATGAAGCAGGTGCCCATCGAGAGCATTCTGGAGTTCAAGGAATCCCTCAGTGTGCTGCTGATTTCGGCCTTGTTCATCATCCTGGCCGCGCGGGTTGAGTTCAGTGCCATTGCCGATCTCGGGTGGGGGCTGGCGCTGGTTCTGGCGATCCTGATGCTGGTTGCCAGGCCGCTGAGTATCTTCCTGTCGGCCATTGGCACCAACCTGAACTGGCGGGAGAAAGTGTTTCTGAGCTGGATTGCGCCCCGCGGTATCGTCGCCGCCGCCGTCTCCGCCCTGTTTGCGTTCCAGCTGCAGAAACTCGGTTATGAGAGTGCCGGTACGCTGGTGCCCCTGGTATTCATGCTGATCATTGCGACTGTTACCCTCCAAAGCCTGACCGCCCGGCCGGTGGCGAGGATGCTGAAGGTGGCCGAGCCCGCGGAATTCGGTTTCCTGATCCTGGGGGCCAACCCGGTGGCGCGTATGATTGGACTGGCGTTGAAAAAGCACGAGGTGCCGGTCACCCTGGCCGACACCAACTGGGAGAATGTCCGCCAGGCACGCATGGAAAATCTGCAAACCTACTTCGGGAACCCGGTCTCCGAGCACGCCTCGACGCATCTGGATCTCACCGGAATTGGCAATCTGCTGGTCATTTCACCCTACAAGCACATGAACTCGCTGGCGACCTATCACTTCCTGGACTGGTTCGGAAACAACTCTGTATTTACTCTGGCGGAAGGCGATCAGGACCAGAAGGCCCGTCACCAGACCGCGGAAAAAATCCAGATGACCCGAGGCCTGTTTGATGGAGTGAGCTATGCCAAGCTGGCGAGCCTGGCCAGCCAGGGTTACACGATAAAGACCACCCAGCTCAGCGACGAGTTCAGCTACGAGGATTTTCTGGAAAAATATCAGCGCCAGGCCCTGGTACTCTTCGTTTTCGACGGCAAGGGCCACGTTTCGCCGGTGCTGGACATGGAACAACTGAAGCCCGAGAAGGACTGGACCCTGGTCAGCCTGGTGCCGCAGCAGGCCCGCAAGGAACGTAAGGAAAAGGACGGACAGGATTCCGGCGGTGACGCCAATGCAGAGGGGAACGCAGACCGTTCGAAATCCCCACTGCCAGAGCCTGGGAAGGACTGA
- a CDS encoding NADP-dependent oxidoreductase, whose product MANPNEQSTDTTMRHISYDRFGERDVLKVNHSDIPRPSTGQVLIRVHGAGLNPIDWKTRKGLGFAARQIENSLPWTPGYDVAGEVVEVAEDVTTLAPGDRVMGMIGFPAGGGGYAEYAVAGADELAIVPDELELMVAGALPLAALTAWQALFEVAKLESGQKILIHAGAGGVGHFAVQFALERGAHVVATASAANRDFLAELGVHEVIDYRTTDVAEECYGLDVVLDLVGGEAGKRSLHTLGEHGVLVTIPTVTADEIISAAEDMGLRAHGMTVRPDVFHLDEIAELIEDGDVRVHIDQSFPLDKVAEAHELLEGGHVRGKLVLDCR is encoded by the coding sequence ATGGCAAATCCCAATGAACAGAGCACTGACACCACCATGCGCCACATCAGTTATGACCGGTTTGGTGAGCGGGATGTGCTGAAGGTGAATCACTCGGACATTCCCCGGCCGTCGACCGGTCAGGTCCTGATCCGCGTCCATGGCGCCGGCCTGAACCCCATCGACTGGAAAACCCGCAAGGGGCTGGGCTTCGCCGCCCGGCAGATTGAAAATTCGCTGCCGTGGACGCCGGGCTACGATGTGGCTGGCGAGGTTGTTGAGGTCGCTGAGGATGTCACTACCCTGGCGCCGGGCGATCGCGTGATGGGCATGATTGGTTTTCCCGCCGGCGGTGGCGGCTACGCGGAGTACGCGGTCGCCGGTGCGGATGAGCTGGCTATCGTGCCGGATGAGCTGGAGCTGATGGTTGCCGGGGCGTTGCCGCTGGCGGCGTTAACGGCCTGGCAGGCACTGTTTGAGGTGGCCAAGCTGGAATCCGGCCAGAAAATCCTGATTCACGCCGGAGCCGGTGGCGTCGGGCATTTTGCCGTTCAGTTTGCGCTCGAACGGGGTGCCCATGTGGTGGCCACGGCGTCCGCCGCAAACCGGGATTTCCTGGCGGAGTTGGGCGTGCACGAGGTGATTGATTACCGCACCACCGATGTGGCTGAAGAGTGCTACGGCCTGGATGTGGTGCTTGATCTGGTTGGTGGTGAGGCCGGCAAACGCTCCCTGCACACCCTGGGCGAGCATGGCGTATTGGTCACCATTCCCACCGTGACGGCGGACGAGATTATCAGCGCAGCTGAGGACATGGGGCTGCGCGCCCACGGCATGACGGTGCGGCCGGACGTTTTCCATTTGGACGAGATTGCCGAACTCATCGAGGACGGCGATGTTCGCGTTCACATTGATCAGTCATTCCCGCTGGATAAGGTCGCGGAGGCGCATGAGCTGCTTGAAGGTGGCCATGTACGCGGAAAACTGGTGCTCGACTGCCGCTGA
- a CDS encoding thioesterase family protein translates to MTDDSTVDWDLPDPFILEITVKDEDTDRLGHANNVVYVRWLEDVSWAHIESLGMTWELHEAAGKAMAITRTEIDYLASANAGDRLVLGTWLTGYDGRLRSSRQFQLIRPADGKTLVRAVSTHACVNMKTQRPSRAPREFAEILGAAVVAGGRGPAR, encoded by the coding sequence ATGACAGATGACAGCACGGTTGATTGGGATCTGCCGGATCCGTTCATTCTCGAGATCACCGTAAAGGATGAAGACACCGATCGCCTGGGCCATGCCAACAATGTCGTCTATGTACGCTGGCTCGAAGACGTGAGCTGGGCCCACATCGAGAGTCTGGGTATGACCTGGGAGCTGCACGAGGCCGCCGGCAAGGCCATGGCGATTACCCGTACGGAGATCGACTACCTGGCGTCCGCCAATGCCGGTGACCGGCTGGTTCTCGGGACCTGGCTGACCGGGTATGACGGCCGCCTCCGCTCCTCCCGTCAGTTTCAGTTGATCCGTCCAGCCGACGGCAAGACGCTGGTCCGGGCGGTATCGACCCATGCCTGCGTGAACATGAAAACCCAGCGCCCGTCTCGGGCGCCGAGAGAATTTGCAGAGATCCTCGGGGCAGCGGTCGTTGCCGGCGGTCGGGGGCCTGCCCGCTGA
- a CDS encoding acyl-CoA dehydrogenase C-terminal domain-containing protein codes for MQYQAPANDIRFLLFDVLGADRLHELEKYADATPDLISAVIDEAGKLAAEVIQPTNQVGDREGCSYDPETHAVTTPECFKEAYRKFVEGGWTALDAPLEFGGQGLPHTLKFVVDEMVCSTNLSLGMYPGLTHGAISALYAHGSDDLKQTYLEKLISGEWTGTMCLTEPQCGTDLGLIRSRATPNDDGSYAIEGTKIWITGGEHDLVDNIVHLVLAKLPGAPNTTKGISLFAVPKFLPDTGERNPAFCGGLEHKMGIKGSATCVMNFEGAKGWLVGEPNDGMRAMFTMMNEARLMVGMQGLGLAEMAYQESLGFARERLQSRSLSGPKNPDGPADPIIVHPDVRRMLMRQKVLNEGMRALALFTGHHLDISAAHPDETVREYSDDLVQLLTPVVKAFLTDEGFNNANTGLQVLGGSGFTTDWPLEQLVRDGRIARIYEGTNGIQAMDLVGRKLSLKGGQLVRTLFGVLTGYLKDNPEAPYRDELKSAMASLEDATMWLASNAPKDPEQAGAAATPYLRLMALTVIGYLWSRMASVAGEQLDTGEANKPLLESKLVSARFFFEKLAPEIPWLLSDIKTGKDSLMAFDDDHWAA; via the coding sequence ATGCAATACCAGGCTCCAGCGAACGACATTCGCTTCCTGCTGTTCGATGTCTTGGGCGCGGACCGGCTCCACGAACTGGAGAAGTATGCCGACGCCACACCCGACCTGATCTCTGCGGTCATCGATGAGGCCGGAAAACTGGCGGCAGAAGTGATTCAGCCAACGAACCAGGTCGGCGACCGGGAGGGTTGCAGCTACGATCCGGAGACCCACGCCGTTACCACGCCCGAGTGCTTCAAGGAAGCCTACCGGAAGTTTGTTGAAGGTGGCTGGACTGCGCTGGATGCGCCACTGGAATTCGGCGGGCAGGGCCTGCCCCACACCCTGAAGTTCGTCGTCGACGAAATGGTCTGCTCCACCAACCTCTCGCTGGGCATGTATCCGGGCCTGACTCACGGTGCCATCAGTGCCCTGTACGCCCATGGTTCCGACGATCTGAAGCAGACGTACCTGGAAAAACTGATCTCCGGTGAGTGGACCGGCACCATGTGCCTGACCGAGCCCCAATGCGGTACCGACCTGGGACTGATCCGCTCCCGCGCCACGCCGAACGACGATGGCAGCTACGCTATCGAAGGCACCAAGATCTGGATCACCGGCGGCGAGCACGACCTGGTGGACAACATCGTTCATTTGGTGTTGGCCAAGCTCCCCGGCGCGCCGAATACCACCAAGGGCATTTCCCTGTTCGCAGTACCCAAATTCCTACCGGACACCGGCGAGCGCAACCCGGCGTTCTGCGGTGGCCTGGAACACAAGATGGGCATCAAGGGCTCGGCAACCTGCGTCATGAACTTCGAGGGCGCCAAGGGTTGGCTGGTAGGCGAACCCAACGACGGCATGCGCGCCATGTTCACCATGATGAACGAAGCCCGGCTGATGGTCGGCATGCAGGGACTCGGGCTGGCAGAAATGGCCTACCAGGAAAGCCTCGGTTTTGCCCGAGAGCGGCTGCAGAGTCGTTCATTGAGCGGACCCAAGAACCCGGACGGCCCGGCGGATCCGATCATCGTGCACCCGGACGTGCGCCGGATGCTCATGCGCCAAAAAGTGCTGAACGAGGGTATGCGGGCACTGGCCCTTTTCACGGGCCATCACCTGGACATATCAGCGGCCCACCCGGACGAGACAGTCCGCGAATACTCTGACGATCTGGTGCAACTGCTGACGCCGGTGGTCAAGGCGTTCCTGACCGACGAAGGCTTCAACAACGCCAACACCGGCCTGCAGGTACTCGGCGGCTCTGGTTTCACCACCGACTGGCCACTGGAACAACTGGTCCGTGACGGCCGGATCGCGCGAATCTACGAGGGCACCAACGGCATTCAGGCCATGGACCTGGTGGGCCGGAAGCTGAGCCTGAAAGGCGGACAGCTGGTCCGGACACTCTTCGGGGTGCTGACCGGCTACCTCAAAGACAATCCGGAAGCGCCCTACCGGGACGAACTCAAGAGCGCCATGGCGTCGCTCGAAGACGCCACCATGTGGCTGGCCAGTAACGCCCCCAAGGATCCCGAGCAGGCTGGAGCGGCTGCGACGCCGTATCTGCGACTCATGGCCCTGACGGTGATCGGCTACCTCTGGTCTCGCATGGCCAGCGTTGCCGGTGAGCAACTGGATACCGGAGAGGCCAACAAACCATTGCTGGAGAGCAAGCTGGTCTCGGCACGCTTCTTCTTCGAGAAGCTGGCACCGGAAATCCCGTGGTTGCTGAGCGATATCAAGACCGGTAAAGACAGCCTGATGGCGTTTGACGACGACCACTGGGCCGCTTGA
- the tcdA gene encoding tRNA cyclic N6-threonylcarbamoyladenosine(37) synthase TcdA: MNADDYAFRFGGIERLYGRRALDAFRDAHIAIVGLGGVGSWAAESLARSGIGTITLIDMDDICVSNTNRQLHALEQQYGRTKTDAMAERLKAINPHADIRVHFGFLTNKNVGDLIDPDMTGVIDAIDSVKAKAALIAHCQRRKLPIVCAGGAGGQMDPTQIQVADLSKTTQDPLLAKVRNLLRREYGFSRNPKRRFGIEAVYSLEQLTYPAGDGEVCLQKPASDGPVRLDCASGFGAASPVTASFGFFAASRLLNRMARRANQ; this comes from the coding sequence ATGAACGCCGACGATTACGCATTCCGCTTTGGTGGCATAGAACGACTGTACGGACGTCGCGCCCTCGACGCCTTCCGAGACGCCCACATCGCCATAGTCGGGCTCGGTGGCGTGGGTTCCTGGGCTGCGGAATCCCTGGCTCGCAGCGGCATCGGCACCATTACCCTGATCGACATGGACGACATCTGTGTCTCCAACACCAACCGCCAGCTCCATGCGCTGGAACAGCAATACGGGCGCACCAAGACGGACGCCATGGCGGAGCGACTGAAAGCCATCAACCCGCACGCGGACATTCGCGTCCATTTCGGCTTTCTGACCAACAAGAATGTCGGCGATCTGATCGACCCGGACATGACCGGCGTGATCGATGCCATCGACAGCGTCAAGGCCAAGGCCGCGCTGATTGCACACTGCCAGCGACGCAAGCTGCCGATCGTCTGTGCCGGCGGCGCCGGCGGTCAGATGGACCCCACCCAGATCCAGGTCGCGGACCTCAGCAAGACCACCCAGGATCCACTTCTCGCCAAGGTTCGTAATCTGTTGCGCCGGGAGTACGGTTTTTCCCGCAACCCCAAGCGCCGCTTTGGTATCGAGGCCGTATACTCGCTGGAGCAGCTGACGTATCCTGCCGGTGATGGCGAGGTGTGTCTGCAAAAGCCGGCCTCCGATGGCCCGGTGCGCCTCGATTGCGCCTCGGGCTTTGGAGCGGCCAGCCCGGTCACCGCCAGCTTCGGATTTTTTGCCGCTTCCCGGCTGCTCAACCGCATGGCAAGGCGCGCCAACCAATAA